From a region of the Leptospira montravelensis genome:
- a CDS encoding response regulator yields MNKINLACVVEDDPLHLYLTKQVISHSGLVNQTLECKNGKEAYEMLTSRISLKESLPELILLDLNMPVWDGWQFLDEFILIPVNQKITIYIVSSSSNEDDLKRAEKYNLRGNYIIKPITIDKLKEIIYEMN; encoded by the coding sequence ATGAACAAAATTAATTTAGCCTGTGTTGTAGAAGATGATCCACTACATCTTTATCTGACAAAACAAGTCATTTCACATTCTGGACTCGTGAATCAAACGTTGGAATGTAAAAATGGAAAAGAAGCTTATGAGATGCTTACTTCTCGAATATCCTTAAAAGAAAGTTTACCAGAACTTATATTATTAGATTTGAATATGCCTGTTTGGGATGGTTGGCAATTTTTAGATGAATTTATTTTAATTCCGGTAAATCAAAAAATAACAATATATATAGTTTCAAGTTCCTCGAACGAAGATGATTTAAAAAGAGCAGAAAAGTATAATTTACGAGGAAACTATATTATTAAACCAATTACCATAGACAAACTAAAAGAAATCATTTATGAAATGAATTAA
- a CDS encoding AEC family transporter encodes MENFLLLGICFGLGLFFRRLPQFPESTPKVLNGFILFISLPSLVLYHVHELKVDVTSLLPSSMPWVVFGFATVFFLGLYKLKFLKFHTAVCLVLTAGLGNTSFVGFPLLETYLGKESLGYGILADQLGTFMVLSFPGIILASIAMDGKWDLITLVKRVLGFAPIYALFFAILTRQFSYPDAFKLVLLRLGDTLTPLALVSVGFMLDMRTIAGHGKVLALGLGFKLILAPIIVYWIYSPLKEDSLLFQTIVLESAMAPMVTSTVITIEKNISPHLASLMLGIGIPISFGTTYVLNFLLKGNYI; translated from the coding sequence ATGGAAAATTTTTTACTTTTAGGAATATGTTTTGGACTGGGGTTATTTTTTCGAAGATTACCTCAGTTTCCTGAATCCACTCCCAAGGTTTTAAACGGGTTTATCCTATTTATTTCTTTACCTTCTCTTGTTTTGTACCATGTCCATGAATTAAAAGTAGATGTTACTTCTCTACTGCCTTCTTCTATGCCTTGGGTGGTCTTCGGATTTGCTACTGTATTTTTTCTTGGATTGTACAAACTAAAGTTTTTAAAGTTCCATACTGCCGTCTGTTTGGTGTTAACTGCAGGCCTTGGAAATACATCCTTTGTGGGTTTTCCATTACTCGAAACATATTTAGGTAAAGAATCTTTAGGTTACGGAATTTTAGCAGACCAATTGGGAACCTTTATGGTTCTCAGTTTTCCTGGAATCATTTTGGCTTCGATTGCTATGGATGGAAAATGGGACTTAATCACTCTTGTGAAAAGAGTATTAGGATTTGCTCCTATCTATGCTTTGTTTTTTGCTATTCTCACCAGGCAATTTTCTTATCCAGATGCGTTTAAGCTTGTTTTACTTCGGTTAGGTGACACTTTGACGCCTCTGGCTTTGGTTTCCGTAGGTTTTATGTTGGATATGCGGACCATTGCAGGTCATGGTAAGGTATTGGCTTTAGGACTTGGGTTTAAACTCATCCTTGCACCAATCATTGTGTATTGGATTTATTCTCCATTAAAAGAGGATTCTTTGCTTTTCCAAACCATTGTTTTGGAATCGGCAATGGCTCCAATGGTCACTTCTACAGTGATCACAATTGAAAAAAATATTTCTCCCCATTTAGCAAGCCTTATGTTGGGAATTGGAATCCCTATTTCCTTTGGCACCACATATGTTCTCAACTTTTTGTTGAAAGGAAACTACATTTGA
- a CDS encoding molecular chaperone DnaJ, with product MVQRVEAKKSKQILHDVIFELQNVSESMLWFLSYDRLSELLEIRKEECLRKVYQFKSAKPQMTLSGGFHEVDGDLLIDFLSWSLELDEVAEEFLKGGIFFSERPLYELRESYKTLIQKTIANHKLDKELLLLLTAATVDYDDAVDSYLMDKFEIDFFVRRSIHQFLEKFEIHPEYGAEEFLYEYLKSLIPTKILNFRDITREFRDRTYYELYGRFRETKKKKKKVAKTVSTELKDLLAFFDLEPGASITDVKKKFKELLKKYHPDINKKGEEMTKRIILKYNRLVELIGN from the coding sequence ATGGTTCAAAGAGTAGAAGCAAAAAAATCCAAACAAATTTTGCATGATGTGATCTTCGAGTTGCAGAACGTTTCTGAGTCCATGTTGTGGTTTTTGTCCTACGACCGCCTTTCTGAACTTTTAGAAATCAGAAAGGAAGAATGCCTTCGCAAAGTATACCAATTCAAATCCGCAAAACCTCAAATGACTCTATCAGGCGGATTCCACGAAGTAGACGGAGACCTCCTTATCGATTTTCTCTCATGGAGTTTGGAATTGGATGAAGTGGCAGAAGAATTTCTGAAAGGGGGAATTTTTTTTAGTGAACGTCCGTTATATGAACTTCGTGAATCCTATAAAACTCTCATTCAAAAAACAATTGCCAATCATAAATTAGATAAGGAACTATTATTACTTTTAACCGCAGCTACTGTCGATTATGATGATGCCGTAGATTCCTACCTGATGGATAAATTTGAAATCGATTTTTTTGTCAGACGTTCTATCCATCAATTTTTAGAAAAATTCGAAATCCATCCTGAATATGGAGCCGAAGAATTTTTATACGAATATTTAAAAAGTCTAATCCCCACAAAAATTCTTAACTTTCGAGACATCACTCGTGAATTTAGAGATAGAACCTATTACGAGTTATATGGCAGATTCAGAGAAACAAAAAAGAAAAAGAAGAAAGTTGCAAAAACGGTTTCTACCGAACTCAAGGATCTATTGGCTTTTTTTGATTTAGAACCTGGTGCTTCCATTACCGATGTTAAAAAGAAATTCAAAGAACTCTTAAAAAAATATCACCCCGATATCAATAAAAAAGGAGAAGAGATGACCAAACGAATCATATTAAAATACAATCGATTGGTGGAACTGATAGGAAATTAA
- a CDS encoding 1-acyl-sn-glycerol-3-phosphate acyltransferase, producing the protein MQITYNDLNQAVLGSGPMGIIIASVLAQKFDPITLWIPDKELVEVLKKRRQTEIMGKTIDLPDHIEIVSSLDSFGRDDWVFHIAVPSRSFLDSVHALLEVLEPNNSYVFSFLTKGILDSKNRKKTGFITYSQYLQNYLKERNFSNSSVAVVNGPSLLGEILDEKFSFFNIGSYEKETSEFLAEVLSSNFINTSVTDDVVGMEIVGVAKNPMAIASGIVSLLPRYGSNLLGEILSVGFQEVRDLAMRYGARPDTVMGRSGLADFITTATSNKSRNRGFGQKIVGELLSGGEKLSIKDRIEIFFAPRSFIERESTKWHDNVEGTYALSILIELANEIRLPFTLHRTLFDVLTRKQPPDALVDLICGKKTESKNIPLVVQKKVGLNLTSGIDFQNLLVDRIIKHISNVPGTVGRVKKQSSAVIESTQKRLTKAIRKKQKLDEVKFASELEIWQRFQNCQKDEENTLVKELVRFYVTEIADNYSPTVRESVLRFVAPIRLFSGGFLKGSMIPHVGGKTEVVKALSSKYNLLYAPTHRSHLDSVEVAYSLFHLGLPVPRYAAGINLMSNPFWEWMLKSLGAYAVDRERTRNSLYLECLTLYSQVMLEQGIPSLVYPEGTRSRTGGIVPVKTGLLTTAVNAFRSSGTEIVIVPISVSYETVPEDNQFCNVPEELGMAGFLAKRSNVYVEFCDPIPISEYAHTEDPTLELSYRITKGWKQYHKILPNQIVAKILVENDFSVEISQSKMLVEDFISRHNGNYLIKDAEEVWEKGKKILEKRKMIEESNRVVHSKNDALLTYYASMIPEDEDKKY; encoded by the coding sequence ATGCAAATAACCTATAACGACTTAAATCAAGCAGTCCTTGGAAGCGGCCCAATGGGTATCATTATCGCTTCCGTTCTGGCACAGAAATTTGATCCTATCACTCTTTGGATTCCGGATAAAGAATTAGTAGAGGTTCTAAAGAAACGTCGCCAAACAGAAATTATGGGGAAGACAATTGATCTTCCTGACCATATCGAGATTGTTTCCAGTTTGGATTCTTTTGGACGAGATGATTGGGTTTTCCATATTGCCGTACCTTCCCGATCATTTTTGGACAGTGTGCATGCCCTATTAGAAGTTTTAGAACCAAACAACAGTTATGTTTTTTCCTTCTTAACCAAAGGAATTTTGGATTCTAAAAATAGAAAAAAAACTGGCTTCATTACGTATTCGCAATATTTACAAAATTATTTAAAAGAAAGAAATTTTTCGAATTCATCAGTGGCTGTAGTCAATGGCCCATCCCTACTCGGGGAAATTTTGGATGAAAAATTTAGTTTTTTTAATATTGGATCTTACGAAAAAGAAACCTCTGAATTTCTTGCTGAAGTCCTCTCTTCAAATTTTATCAATACATCAGTTACCGATGATGTTGTAGGTATGGAAATTGTTGGTGTTGCAAAAAATCCAATGGCCATTGCGAGTGGGATTGTTTCTCTTCTTCCTCGTTATGGTTCAAATTTATTGGGAGAAATTCTATCTGTAGGGTTTCAAGAAGTAAGAGACCTTGCTATGCGTTATGGTGCAAGACCAGATACGGTGATGGGAAGATCTGGACTTGCGGATTTTATCACAACTGCAACTAGTAATAAAAGTAGAAACCGTGGATTTGGACAAAAAATTGTCGGTGAACTTTTGTCAGGTGGAGAAAAATTAAGTATCAAAGATAGAATTGAGATTTTCTTTGCACCCAGATCGTTTATCGAACGAGAATCAACTAAGTGGCATGATAACGTTGAAGGAACTTATGCACTTAGCATTCTCATTGAACTTGCCAATGAAATTCGTCTACCGTTTACTTTACACCGAACTTTATTTGATGTTCTCACGAGAAAACAACCTCCAGATGCACTCGTTGATTTGATTTGCGGTAAAAAAACAGAATCAAAAAACATTCCGCTTGTGGTTCAAAAAAAAGTAGGACTCAACTTAACCTCAGGTATCGATTTTCAAAATTTACTTGTCGATAGAATTATAAAACACATCAGCAACGTTCCAGGTACTGTTGGTCGTGTAAAAAAACAATCTTCTGCCGTCATTGAATCTACGCAAAAAAGACTTACCAAAGCCATACGCAAAAAACAAAAGTTAGATGAGGTTAAATTTGCCTCAGAACTCGAAATTTGGCAACGGTTCCAAAATTGCCAAAAAGACGAAGAAAACACCTTGGTAAAGGAACTCGTTAGATTCTATGTCACAGAAATTGCAGATAATTATAGTCCAACGGTTAGGGAATCTGTTCTCAGGTTTGTGGCTCCCATTCGGCTTTTTTCTGGTGGTTTTCTAAAAGGTTCAATGATACCGCATGTTGGCGGGAAAACAGAAGTGGTAAAGGCACTTTCTTCAAAATATAATTTACTCTATGCTCCCACACATAGGTCTCACTTAGATTCAGTAGAAGTAGCTTATTCTTTATTTCACTTAGGATTACCTGTTCCTCGTTATGCGGCAGGTATCAATTTGATGTCTAATCCTTTTTGGGAATGGATGTTAAAATCACTTGGTGCTTATGCTGTGGACCGCGAACGAACACGAAACAGTTTGTATTTGGAATGTCTAACTCTCTATTCACAAGTGATGTTAGAACAAGGAATTCCATCTCTCGTATACCCTGAAGGAACACGTTCGAGGACAGGAGGGATTGTTCCTGTCAAAACGGGTTTACTCACAACTGCTGTAAATGCATTCCGCAGTTCAGGAACTGAGATAGTCATCGTACCAATTTCTGTATCCTATGAAACTGTTCCGGAAGATAATCAGTTTTGTAATGTTCCAGAAGAGTTGGGTATGGCAGGTTTTCTTGCGAAACGTTCCAATGTATATGTCGAGTTTTGTGATCCTATTCCTATCTCTGAATATGCACATACGGAAGATCCAACATTAGAACTTAGTTACCGCATCACCAAAGGTTGGAAACAGTATCATAAAATTTTACCAAATCAAATTGTGGCAAAAATTTTGGTAGAGAATGATTTTTCAGTCGAAATATCACAAAGTAAAATGTTAGTCGAAGATTTTATTTCCCGCCATAATGGGAATTATCTAATCAAAGATGCAGAAGAAGTTTGGGAAAAAGGTAAAAAGATTTTGGAAAAACGTAAGATGATTGAGGAATCCAATCGAGTCGTACATTCCAAAAATGATGCATTACTTACTTATTATGCGAGTATGATTCCTGAAGATGAAGACAAAAAATACTAA
- a CDS encoding PAS domain-containing sensor histidine kinase, with translation MESLLKEKTEPELLQSNELILIGPTDFETPLSVFGTEQAINEIKKIEKALRISEDAFRENFDNAAIGMALLDEKGKWLKVNKRVCDILGYSESEFMNLTFQDITHPEDLNADLTYLEELVADKRKFYQMEKRYFRKNGNIVYAILAVSMVKNEDGKVLYFISQIIDITEQKLVERELKQALAKNQAILDASTLVSIISTDKEGIINGFNRGAEIMLGYSSEELVGKYTPIILHVNSETEEKAKILSKEHNRSFEGFELFIYNAKIEKPITLEWTYKRKDGSTFPVLLSVTVIKQNDQITGYLGIAVDISEQKKAEAEIQSLLDITNEQNHRLKNFTNIVSHNLSSHSFGISGMMEILQNSFPEYFQNEMMQLLFGATENLKRTIEDLTAVIKVNLTQENYEYVDIVKIIQKNVESLTLQILDSKLKIEIDLPNQLLVRGIPAYLDSIVLNLITNALKYKSYERNSFLRITSIVKDKMIAIRFEDNGQGIDLKKHGDKLFGMYKTFHENKEARGVGLFISKNQVETMGGKIEVESNVGVGTKFTVLLPYEQN, from the coding sequence GTGGAATCTTTACTCAAAGAAAAAACGGAACCAGAGCTTTTACAATCCAATGAATTAATTTTAATTGGACCTACAGATTTTGAAACTCCTTTATCTGTTTTTGGGACAGAACAAGCAATAAATGAAATCAAAAAGATAGAAAAAGCTCTTAGGATTAGTGAAGATGCGTTTCGAGAAAATTTTGATAATGCAGCCATTGGAATGGCGCTACTGGATGAAAAAGGTAAATGGCTGAAAGTTAATAAAAGGGTTTGTGATATTTTAGGATATTCCGAATCCGAATTTATGAACCTGACGTTTCAAGATATCACTCATCCAGAAGACTTAAATGCAGATTTGACCTACCTTGAAGAACTAGTCGCAGATAAACGAAAATTTTACCAAATGGAAAAACGTTATTTTCGGAAAAATGGGAACATTGTGTACGCAATTTTGGCTGTTTCTATGGTAAAAAATGAAGATGGAAAAGTTTTATATTTTATTTCTCAAATCATAGACATAACAGAGCAGAAGTTAGTTGAAAGAGAGCTAAAGCAAGCATTAGCTAAGAACCAGGCAATTTTAGATGCTAGTACCCTTGTTTCGATAATTAGTACAGATAAAGAAGGAATCATTAACGGCTTTAATCGGGGAGCTGAAATCATGTTGGGTTATAGTTCTGAGGAACTAGTAGGAAAATATACCCCAATAATTTTACACGTTAATAGTGAGACCGAGGAAAAAGCAAAAATACTTTCAAAAGAACACAATCGAAGTTTTGAAGGATTTGAATTATTCATTTATAATGCAAAAATAGAAAAACCAATTACCTTAGAATGGACATACAAAAGAAAAGATGGTTCAACGTTTCCAGTTTTATTGTCAGTTACTGTTATAAAACAGAATGATCAAATCACAGGTTACCTTGGTATCGCAGTTGATATTTCTGAGCAGAAAAAAGCAGAAGCAGAAATTCAGTCCTTATTAGACATTACTAATGAACAAAACCATCGTTTAAAAAATTTCACGAACATAGTATCACATAATTTAAGTTCACATAGTTTTGGAATTAGTGGAATGATGGAAATTTTACAAAATTCCTTCCCCGAATATTTCCAGAACGAAATGATGCAGTTATTATTTGGAGCCACTGAAAACTTAAAACGAACAATAGAAGACCTTACCGCAGTCATTAAAGTAAATCTAACCCAAGAAAATTATGAATATGTTGATATTGTTAAAATAATTCAAAAAAATGTCGAAAGTTTAACCTTACAAATTTTGGATTCTAAGTTAAAAATAGAAATCGATCTTCCAAATCAATTGTTAGTCCGAGGGATTCCTGCTTATTTAGATAGCATAGTGCTAAATTTAATTACCAATGCATTGAAGTATAAATCATACGAACGGAATAGCTTTTTAAGAATAACAAGTATAGTAAAAGATAAGATGATAGCCATTCGATTCGAGGACAATGGTCAGGGAATTGATTTAAAGAAACATGGTGATAAATTGTTTGGGATGTACAAAACATTTCATGAAAACAAAGAAGCAAGAGGTGTAGGTTTATTCATTTCAAAAAACCAAGTAGAAACGATGGGTGGAAAAATAGAGGTTGAAAGTAATGTAGGAGTAGGTACAAAATTTACTGTACTTTTACCATATGAACAAAATTAA
- a CDS encoding CAP domain-containing protein, protein MDFLFNQKLTSIQWKLLPLFIVISIFTFVCKTPEVKKTPVVEVKKPEPVEKVVEAQDPNLAFLESIEDGRELPDSDKWKVEQYDAFTEDTFPSYAPVNANIDFSKVDYPLLNAAIFYVTSKERRSLGLRPFKYSEKCEQAAFGHAQDMVTYDFFSHTSTVNGKETLRDRLDLVGLSDTYSAENIISSFGIQYQGGRAVFTPTQNGGPFFSYTKAGNPIPNHTYLSLAKSVVETWFNSPSHRKNILNPEFTYMGAGTFFYKDKKFYDIDKVKAVQVFTAKP, encoded by the coding sequence ATGGACTTTTTATTTAATCAAAAATTAACAAGTATTCAATGGAAATTGTTACCTCTGTTTATCGTTATAAGTATATTTACTTTTGTCTGTAAAACACCTGAAGTAAAAAAAACTCCTGTTGTTGAAGTAAAAAAACCGGAACCAGTCGAAAAAGTTGTAGAAGCACAAGATCCTAATTTAGCATTTTTAGAAAGTATCGAAGATGGAAGGGAACTTCCAGATTCAGACAAATGGAAAGTAGAACAATACGATGCATTTACTGAAGATACATTTCCTTCTTACGCACCAGTAAACGCAAATATTGATTTTTCAAAAGTTGATTATCCATTATTAAATGCTGCAATTTTCTACGTAACTTCGAAAGAAAGAAGATCACTTGGCCTTCGTCCATTTAAGTATTCTGAAAAATGTGAACAGGCTGCATTTGGACATGCGCAAGATATGGTCACGTATGATTTTTTTTCCCATACTAGTACAGTAAATGGAAAAGAAACTTTGCGAGATCGTTTGGATTTAGTAGGACTTTCAGATACCTATTCGGCTGAAAACATCATTAGTTCCTTTGGAATTCAATACCAAGGTGGACGTGCTGTTTTTACTCCAACTCAGAATGGGGGCCCATTTTTTAGTTATACAAAAGCAGGTAATCCAATTCCAAATCACACTTATTTAAGTTTAGCGAAATCAGTCGTAGAAACTTGGTTCAATTCACCAAGTCATAGAAAGAATATCCTTAATCCAGAATTTACTTATATGGGAGCTGGAACTTTCTTCTATAAAGATAAAAAATTTTATGATATAGACAAAGTAAAAGCAGTTCAAGTGTTTACAGCGAAACCTTAA
- a CDS encoding SLC13 family permease, whose translation MIRVGILFSSLTIIPALFGWYQNWLGLTRPQEINLAIALLVSFLWVTELFPLYVTGFLVLFLELVWMLPSWGPGAPKTITFLSCYFSETILLFLGGFVISSAITFYGLDSTIARFVIQKTKGSAFFLVLSIGFATAFLSCFMNNTATAAMMLGLVSSMMKSLEENNPLRKSLLFMVPFSANLGGIGTPVGTLPNVIGIGYLQERGLEFGFLNWMGFAFPVFILSVFALAILLYIVYLKKDQSRNSVSSIQVAAVNDSLSKRDRSIALGIISITILGWITSDWHGISNGTVALFPVIVFFGFRLLDLKEFRNLSWDVLILMGGGIALGKAFEETGLAKHFVEVFMLGESGQLGLFLFFSLLSLGLSCFLSNTSVANLILPITMGLPTHLILPAAIGATIGASLAMPLPVSTPPNALAFSYGGIRSMEMLKVGGTISVIAWTLFVSIGGFMLHILGIVDFSKF comes from the coding sequence ATGATTCGAGTCGGTATTCTATTTTCAAGTCTAACCATAATTCCGGCCCTATTCGGTTGGTACCAGAATTGGCTTGGTCTCACAAGACCTCAAGAGATCAACTTGGCCATTGCTCTCCTTGTTTCTTTTCTTTGGGTGACAGAACTTTTCCCACTCTATGTCACGGGTTTTTTGGTTCTATTTTTGGAACTTGTTTGGATGCTTCCTTCCTGGGGCCCCGGTGCTCCAAAAACGATTACTTTTCTCTCTTGTTATTTTTCAGAGACCATTTTACTTTTCTTAGGTGGATTTGTGATTTCTTCAGCAATCACATTTTATGGTTTAGATTCTACGATTGCCAGGTTTGTGATTCAAAAAACAAAGGGATCAGCCTTTTTCCTTGTTCTCTCCATAGGCTTTGCTACAGCGTTTTTATCCTGTTTTATGAACAATACTGCCACAGCAGCCATGATGCTTGGCCTTGTTTCATCTATGATGAAATCATTAGAAGAAAACAATCCTTTAAGAAAATCACTTCTTTTTATGGTTCCATTCTCTGCCAATTTGGGAGGAATCGGGACACCAGTGGGAACCCTTCCCAATGTAATTGGGATTGGTTATTTACAAGAAAGAGGATTAGAATTTGGATTTTTAAATTGGATGGGATTTGCCTTTCCTGTATTCATCCTTTCCGTTTTCGCACTTGCTATACTTTTGTACATTGTGTACTTAAAAAAGGATCAATCTAGGAATTCGGTTTCTTCCATTCAAGTCGCGGCTGTTAATGATTCTCTCTCTAAACGAGATAGGTCCATAGCATTGGGGATTATATCGATTACGATTCTGGGTTGGATTACTTCTGATTGGCATGGAATTTCAAACGGAACAGTCGCTTTATTCCCTGTGATTGTTTTTTTTGGATTCCGTCTTTTGGACTTAAAAGAATTTCGAAACCTTTCGTGGGACGTATTAATCCTTATGGGAGGGGGGATTGCACTTGGAAAGGCATTTGAAGAAACAGGACTTGCAAAACATTTTGTCGAAGTTTTTATGTTAGGTGAATCTGGCCAATTAGGTTTATTTTTATTTTTTTCCTTACTTTCACTGGGACTTTCTTGTTTTTTAAGTAACACAAGTGTCGCCAATTTAATTTTACCTATCACTATGGGATTACCCACGCATCTCATTTTACCGGCAGCCATTGGTGCAACCATCGGGGCATCTCTTGCCATGCCACTTCCTGTTTCCACGCCACCAAATGCTTTGGCATTTAGTTATGGCGGAATCAGAAGTATGGAGATGCTGAAGGTAGGAGGCACCATTTCAGTAATTGCTTGGACCTTATTTGTGTCTATTGGCGGGTTTATGTTACATATCTTGGGGATTGTCGATTTTTCTAAGTTTTAA
- a CDS encoding DMT family transporter, translating into MNLKFLLLLILAMVSWGISWPIGKMIAGTVPVSVLVFWRFLATFLSVIPLLVVMKIPFKLKTGKDYWNVLVGGIIYTFYNQFFFMGLKNGLPGAGGVLVTTLNPIVTFFIVVLVQKKRISKRQVIGLFFGFIGGLVILQVWKISIDYLLLSGNLFFLLCSFVWATLSLNSQSTGKSMSPVTYSFYVYAVGSIIEFLFCFNDPSFWKVWDEGFPFWASIFYLTVISTTFGTTVYFYAATRLGSEIASSFIFIVPLSAYLSSYLILNEVIQIPVIIGGALAILAVYLINSKQKRKEPNL; encoded by the coding sequence TTGAATCTAAAATTTTTACTCTTACTGATTCTTGCAATGGTCTCTTGGGGTATCTCTTGGCCCATCGGTAAAATGATCGCAGGAACGGTTCCTGTTTCTGTGTTGGTATTTTGGCGATTTCTTGCCACTTTTCTTTCTGTGATTCCTCTCCTTGTTGTGATGAAAATTCCCTTTAAACTCAAAACAGGAAAGGATTATTGGAATGTTCTTGTTGGCGGTATCATTTATACCTTTTACAACCAGTTCTTTTTTATGGGTTTAAAAAATGGACTTCCAGGCGCAGGAGGAGTCCTTGTTACTACTCTCAACCCTATTGTTACTTTTTTCATTGTTGTGTTAGTACAAAAGAAACGAATTTCGAAACGTCAAGTAATTGGATTATTTTTCGGATTTATTGGTGGGCTTGTTATCTTACAAGTATGGAAGATAAGTATCGATTATTTATTGTTATCCGGAAACTTATTCTTTTTATTATGTTCTTTTGTTTGGGCAACACTTTCTCTGAATAGCCAATCTACTGGAAAATCAATGTCACCGGTGACGTATAGTTTTTACGTTTATGCTGTGGGTTCTATCATTGAATTTTTATTTTGTTTTAACGATCCAAGTTTTTGGAAAGTATGGGACGAAGGGTTTCCCTTCTGGGCTTCCATCTTTTATTTAACTGTGATCTCAACTACCTTTGGAACCACTGTTTATTTTTATGCAGCTACTCGACTTGGTTCTGAAATTGCGAGTAGTTTTATCTTTATTGTCCCTCTCTCTGCCTATTTGAGTAGTTATTTGATTTTGAATGAAGTGATACAAATTCCAGTAATCATCGGTGGAGCCTTAGCCATCCTGGCAGTGTATTTAATCAATTCGAAACAAAAGAGAAAGGAACCAAATCTTTAA
- a CDS encoding EVE domain-containing protein: protein MKYWLFKTEPDVFSIDDLIREKLSYWEGVRNYQARNYLRDEVKLGDLVLFYHSRLDPPGIVGIAEVAKEASPDPYQFDPNHKYFDPKLKGTEPRWFGVHLKPHTKFKELIPLDTLRNTKGLEKMVVTQKGSRLSIQPVTKKEFDIVVKMASK, encoded by the coding sequence ATGAAGTATTGGCTCTTTAAAACAGAACCAGATGTATTCTCCATCGACGACCTAATAAGAGAAAAACTCTCTTATTGGGAAGGTGTTAGAAATTACCAAGCACGTAATTATCTTCGTGACGAAGTGAAGTTAGGTGACTTGGTTTTGTTTTATCATAGTAGACTCGATCCACCGGGAATTGTAGGGATTGCGGAAGTAGCAAAGGAAGCAAGTCCCGACCCTTACCAATTTGATCCGAACCATAAATACTTTGATCCTAAATTAAAAGGAACAGAACCGAGATGGTTTGGAGTGCACCTAAAACCCCATACAAAGTTTAAAGAATTGATACCTTTGGATACTCTTCGTAACACAAAGGGCCTTGAAAAAATGGTGGTGACTCAAAAAGGATCAAGGTTATCGATCCAACCAGTAACAAAGAAAGAATTTGATATTGTTGTCAAAATGGCTTCGAAGTAA
- a CDS encoding DUF4442 domain-containing protein, with protein MKNTSWKKRFKIWLYNFYPPYVGAGIRIKEIASDFSYFRSEMNLRFYNKNYVGVHFGGSLYSMCDPFFMLILLERLGPDYIVWDKAGNMIFVKPGMGKVIAEFRIPDSEIQRIKEEIEVKKKGDYLFTTDVKNVAGEVIAKLEKTVYIRKRGKLPVQNG; from the coding sequence ATGAAAAATACATCTTGGAAAAAAAGATTCAAAATTTGGTTATATAACTTTTACCCGCCTTATGTGGGAGCAGGGATTCGTATTAAAGAAATTGCTTCTGACTTTTCCTATTTTCGATCAGAAATGAATTTAAGGTTTTATAACAAGAATTATGTGGGAGTTCATTTTGGTGGTTCCTTATATTCCATGTGTGATCCTTTTTTTATGTTAATTCTTTTAGAAAGATTAGGGCCTGATTATATTGTTTGGGACAAAGCTGGAAATATGATCTTTGTTAAACCAGGTATGGGTAAGGTGATCGCCGAATTTCGAATACCTGATTCAGAGATTCAAAGGATCAAAGAGGAAATCGAAGTTAAGAAAAAAGGAGATTATCTTTTTACTACTGATGTAAAGAACGTAGCAGGAGAGGTGATTGCAAAATTAGAGAAGACTGTTTATATTCGCAAACGGGGAAAACTCCCCGTTCAAAATGGATAA